The nucleotide sequence tttctgcagcagcacctcaccACCCTGCCGTGACTGAAATCCACACGTGCACCACGAGCCCAAGAGCAGAGAGACTCCCTCTCCACCAACTGCAAGCAACTGGGCCCAGTTCTCCCCAGTCTGACAGACCCCTGGCCCTTACAGAACCCGAGGCTTTCCcacaggaggaggaagctgGGGATGGCAGCTGGGTAGCAGCAGTGATAATTGGCATCATTTTGACTGGCATGCTGCTGGCATTTATTGTAATTCTCCTGTGGAAATGCTGCATGAGGCCTGCTCTGGCCGAGTCCCACTGGGCAGGACGGTCCCCCTTCACGGATGGGGACACCCCAGATCTCTTCACGGACTCTGAGCACGGCACCAAGCGTTACTCAGTCTTATCTATGCTGCCTTGGAGACTGAGACAAGGCACACACTTGCAGGAGGACTCCACTGTCTccgagcccccagcccagcacacggGCAGCACTGAGAATGGgcagccacctccagcagccGGGGGCTGCTccggagctgccccagccccagccccagccccagcccctgccccagccagcactgcagctgacCCCTGTCCTCCCCCAGACAGCCCAGCCGAGGGCTCGGACCTGCCACCACCCCCTGAGTGGCTCAGGGAGCCCACCGAGGAGCCCGGCTCGGATCTCAGCCAGCACTCGGCACTGCCCTCGGAAACAGAGCAACCACAGCCCTCAGCACCTGAGCTACTGCTCCAGgaaacactgccccagccaGAACAC is from Sylvia atricapilla isolate bSylAtr1 chromosome 20, bSylAtr1.pri, whole genome shotgun sequence and encodes:
- the EVI2B gene encoding protein EVI2B is translated as MASSQLVLVLFCGEIWSSLSAAAPHHPAVTEIHTCTTSPRAERLPLHQLQATGPSSPQSDRPLALTEPEAFPQEEEAGDGSWVAAVIIGIILTGMLLAFIVILLWKCCMRPALAESHWAGRSPFTDGDTPDLFTDSEHGTKRYSVLSMLPWRLRQGTHLQEDSTVSEPPAQHTGSTENGQPPPAAGGCSGAAPAPAPAPAPAPASTAADPCPPPDSPAEGSDLPPPPEWLREPTEEPGSDLSQHSALPSETEQPQPSAPELLLQETLPQPEHPL